The Leucobacter chromiiresistens genome has a window encoding:
- the rnc gene encoding ribonuclease III: MQADPELVQLALTHRSWAYEHGGAPHNERLEFLGDAVLGQAVTVELFTTFPDLSEGELAKRRAALVSTVALASVARRLGLGDLLRLGRGEELTGGRDKDSLLADAVEAIIGAVYLSTGPATATAFVLDLVAPLLDDADRFLDALEALDPKTSLQQEASRRGLAHPPYETTGAGPDHDRRYTSRVTLDGVTGRGEGTSKKAAELAAARDAVARLRTPAKRRRA; this comes from the coding sequence GTGCAGGCCGACCCCGAACTGGTGCAGCTCGCGCTGACGCATCGCTCGTGGGCGTACGAGCACGGCGGCGCGCCGCACAACGAGCGGCTCGAGTTCCTCGGCGACGCGGTGCTCGGCCAAGCCGTCACCGTCGAGCTCTTCACGACGTTCCCCGACCTCAGCGAGGGCGAGCTCGCGAAGCGCCGCGCCGCCCTCGTCTCCACCGTCGCGCTGGCCTCGGTCGCGCGTCGGCTCGGTCTCGGCGATCTGCTGCGCCTCGGCAGGGGCGAGGAGCTGACGGGAGGGCGCGACAAGGACTCGCTGCTGGCGGACGCCGTGGAGGCGATCATCGGCGCCGTGTACCTGTCGACGGGGCCCGCGACCGCCACGGCGTTCGTGCTCGATCTCGTCGCGCCGTTGCTCGACGACGCCGACCGCTTCCTCGACGCGCTCGAAGCGCTCGATCCGAAGACGTCGCTGCAGCAGGAGGCGTCGCGCCGCGGACTGGCCCACCCGCCCTACGAGACCACGGGGGCGGGCCCCGATCACGATCGCCGGTACACCTCCCGCGTGACGCTCGACGGCGTGACGGGTCGCGGCGAGGGCACGAGCAAGAAGGCGGCCGAGCTCGCCGCCGCGCGCGATGCGGTGGCGCGGCTGCGCACGCCCGCGAAGCGCCGACGTGCCTGA
- the rpmF gene encoding 50S ribosomal protein L32, giving the protein MAVPKRKMSRSNTRHRRSAWKASAPTLVKTEENGRTVYSLPHRARVVEDSQGNALFLEYKGRKVADA; this is encoded by the coding sequence ATGGCTGTTCCCAAGCGGAAGATGTCGCGATCGAACACCCGTCACCGTCGTTCGGCGTGGAAGGCTTCGGCACCCACCCTGGTGAAGACCGAAGAGAACGGTCGCACCGTGTACAGCCTGCCGCACCGCGCCCGCGTGGTCGAGGATTCGCAGGGCAACGCCCTCTTCCTCGAGTACAAGGGCCGCAAGGTCGCCGACGCCTGA
- a CDS encoding YceD family protein, whose protein sequence is MSNSRVYEENVRDIINRPGEMRERGRTLTVPEKFGEGLAEIREGAELDLDVRLESVHEGILVSAEVATTMHAECGRCLKAFTTPFEVEFQELFAYTPTEADEYEVHGDHVDLEPPLRDAVVLALPFQPVCRPDCPGLDPESGELRDTEAAVPNSADIDPRWAALAGFAPEGAAAPEHAGAPHEVKTNAVEAEVDHGSGETPESASK, encoded by the coding sequence GTGAGCAACAGCCGAGTCTACGAGGAGAACGTCCGCGACATCATCAACCGCCCGGGGGAGATGCGGGAGCGGGGTCGCACACTGACGGTTCCGGAGAAGTTCGGCGAGGGCCTCGCCGAGATCCGGGAGGGCGCCGAGCTCGATCTCGACGTGCGCTTGGAGTCGGTGCACGAGGGGATTCTCGTCTCCGCCGAGGTGGCGACGACGATGCACGCCGAGTGCGGTCGGTGCCTGAAAGCGTTCACCACGCCGTTCGAAGTCGAGTTCCAGGAACTTTTCGCGTATACTCCTACGGAGGCCGACGAGTACGAGGTTCACGGTGATCACGTGGATCTTGAACCTCCGCTCCGAGACGCGGTAGTGCTTGCACTGCCGTTCCAGCCTGTGTGTCGTCCGGACTGCCCGGGTCTCGATCCCGAGTCCGGTGAGTTGCGCGACACCGAGGCTGCAGTGCCGAACAGTGCGGATATCGATCCGCGGTGGGCGGCGCTGGCGGGTTTCGCTCCGGAAGGTGCGGCTGCCCCTGAACACGCAGGAGCACCCCACGAAGTGAAGACCAATGCAGTCGAGGCTGAAGTAGACCACGGCTCGGGTGAGACTCCCGAGTCCGCAAGCAAGTAG
- the coaD gene encoding pantetheine-phosphate adenylyltransferase → MTKIAVVPGSFDPVTMGHLDVILRAAGIFDEVHVLVVHNPNKHAMLPISERMTLIQKSLDEAGAPQNITVASWSVGLLVDYCTEVGASVLVKGIRSQIDVSYETPMAIMNRSLADVETVFMLPDPAHAHVSSTLVRQVSEMGGDVSPYVPAAVARFLDTRRPA, encoded by the coding sequence ATGACGAAAATCGCTGTGGTTCCCGGCTCCTTCGACCCGGTGACGATGGGGCACCTCGATGTCATCCTCCGCGCCGCGGGCATCTTCGACGAGGTGCACGTACTGGTGGTGCACAACCCCAACAAGCACGCGATGCTGCCGATCTCGGAGCGGATGACGCTGATTCAGAAGTCGCTCGACGAGGCCGGCGCGCCGCAGAACATCACGGTCGCCTCCTGGTCGGTCGGCCTCCTCGTCGACTACTGCACCGAGGTCGGCGCATCGGTGCTCGTGAAGGGCATCCGGTCGCAGATCGACGTATCGTACGAGACCCCGATGGCGATCATGAACCGCAGCCTCGCCGACGTCGAGACGGTGTTCATGCTCCCGGATCCCGCTCACGCGCACGTGTCGAGCACGCTCGTGCGGCAGGTGTCGGAGATGGGCGGCGATGTGAGCCCGTACGTGCCCGCAGCCGTCGCGCGCTTCCTCGACACGCGACGCCCGGCGTAG
- a CDS encoding siderophore-interacting protein gives MSTSAYRLFDVVVTEMHRPSPGFVRVVLTGPGLERFRFIGTDQRVKILLPNDRGVIPPLGDGDGWYQAWCALADEDRPPMRTYTPRAFHRDAAGARLTVDFARHAADPGPASAWAEQAVVGDAMAILGPDAEYSGANTAVGWIPPRDARRFLIVGDDTALPAIAGILASLDRSACARVILEVGDAADAALLDADEMLADGRLELTVLERDESDRGAALVAAVRALGEVFPGTAAATLETSRDGAGRAPSADLQEIDIDREILWEVPGMDAATGAPLASDARRSEGYAWLAGEAGAIKAIRRHLVSERGIDRQSVAFMGYWRRGRAEN, from the coding sequence GTGAGTACATCCGCCTACCGCCTGTTCGACGTCGTGGTGACGGAGATGCATCGGCCGTCGCCCGGCTTCGTGCGCGTGGTGCTCACCGGCCCGGGGCTCGAGCGATTCCGCTTCATCGGCACGGATCAACGCGTCAAGATCCTGCTCCCGAACGATCGCGGCGTCATCCCGCCGCTCGGAGACGGCGACGGCTGGTATCAGGCGTGGTGCGCGCTCGCCGACGAGGATCGGCCGCCCATGCGCACCTACACGCCGCGTGCGTTCCATCGCGATGCGGCGGGCGCGCGGCTGACGGTCGACTTCGCGCGGCACGCGGCCGACCCCGGTCCGGCCTCCGCCTGGGCGGAGCAGGCGGTGGTCGGCGACGCGATGGCGATCCTCGGCCCCGACGCCGAATACTCGGGCGCGAACACGGCCGTCGGGTGGATTCCGCCGCGCGACGCGCGCCGCTTCCTCATCGTCGGCGACGACACGGCCCTTCCGGCGATCGCGGGCATTCTCGCGTCGCTCGATCGGAGCGCGTGCGCTCGGGTGATCCTCGAAGTCGGCGATGCCGCGGACGCCGCCCTGCTCGACGCCGACGAGATGCTCGCCGACGGTCGGCTGGAGCTGACGGTGCTCGAGCGCGACGAGTCAGATCGCGGCGCTGCGCTCGTCGCGGCGGTGCGCGCGCTCGGCGAGGTCTTCCCCGGTACGGCCGCCGCGACCCTCGAAACGTCGCGTGATGGGGCCGGGCGCGCGCCGAGCGCCGACCTGCAGGAGATCGACATCGATCGGGAGATCCTCTGGGAGGTGCCGGGCATGGACGCGGCGACGGGCGCACCGCTCGCGAGCGATGCGCGGCGTTCGGAGGGGTACGCCTGGCTGGCGGGGGAGGCCGGGGCGATCAAGGCGATACGCCGCCACCTGGTGAGCGAACGCGGCATCGACCGGCAATCCGTCGCCTTCATGGGGTACTGGCGCCGCGGGCGCGCCGAGAACTGA
- a CDS encoding response regulator — protein MATDEIRVMLVDDQELIRTGFKLVLLGEPDIDVVAEASDGAAALQRLEDLGPGGCDLVLIDVRMPGMNGIDATAEIARRFPDVRVLVLTTFDLDEYATGAIRAGASGFLLKDARPTELVDAIHRVAAGDAAMAPSVTRRMLEQMRAGGGLEFAAAGAEAPPAADAALDALTERELDVLRLIAEGRNNAEISGELYLSESTVKTHVGRVLAKLQLRDRVHAVIFAKQHGL, from the coding sequence ATGGCAACCGATGAGATTCGCGTCATGCTGGTCGACGATCAGGAGCTGATCCGCACCGGCTTCAAGCTGGTGCTGCTGGGGGAGCCCGACATCGACGTCGTGGCGGAGGCCTCGGACGGGGCCGCGGCCCTGCAGCGGCTCGAGGACCTCGGGCCCGGGGGGTGCGATCTGGTGCTCATAGATGTGCGCATGCCCGGCATGAACGGCATCGACGCGACCGCCGAGATCGCGCGCCGCTTCCCCGACGTGCGGGTGCTGGTGCTGACCACGTTCGATCTCGACGAGTACGCGACGGGAGCGATCCGCGCCGGGGCGAGCGGCTTCCTCCTGAAGGACGCGCGGCCGACCGAGCTGGTCGACGCCATCCACCGCGTCGCCGCCGGGGATGCGGCGATGGCGCCGAGCGTCACCCGCCGCATGCTCGAGCAGATGCGCGCCGGCGGCGGGCTGGAGTTCGCCGCCGCAGGCGCCGAGGCCCCACCCGCGGCCGACGCGGCGCTCGACGCGCTCACCGAGCGCGAGCTCGACGTGCTGCGGCTCATCGCCGAGGGCAGGAACAACGCGGAGATCAGCGGCGAGCTGTACCTCTCGGAGTCGACGGTGAAGACCCATGTGGGCCGGGTGCTCGCCAAGCTGCAGCTGCGCGACCGCGTGCACGCGGTGATCTTCGCCAAGCAGCACGGACTCTGA
- a CDS encoding sensor histidine kinase: MTPDAEVRLPRPPGVIRRAFAAHPRAVDITIVVWYFIGSALGFTLDIATSTTWDEATGSSTWEGVPAHLMWPWVLIAILRVLIIAAALLFRRRFPLVGLIVIVVVTFGEQGIQALANGVALMFLLYAVPVYRSVAAGWVAYGIAVAASLLQSALSFWRGSANFEATSPANLLAAESTSVQSIGELITISIISAVWLLAILMLGINLGNRRRYIAAVIDRAHQLARERDQLAQLAVAEERSRIAREMHDIVAHSVSVMIALSEGAARASERAPEAAADAMRRSAETGRTALAEMRRLLGALHSSGEEADLLPQPGVEDLPQLVEGFSKAGLLVTLDVQGSAAGDRGQDLAVYRVVQEGLTNVLRYAGTGARVRVTLDREADRTTVLVRDYGPAPGAPPPVAGLGSGRGLAGLAERARVFGGKIESGPVPAGSGGGWRLWAVLPVSAAASGADEPSTPPRDSSERSPDGNR, translated from the coding sequence ATGACGCCGGATGCCGAGGTGCGCCTCCCTCGCCCGCCCGGAGTGATCCGGCGGGCCTTCGCCGCGCATCCCCGAGCCGTCGACATCACGATCGTCGTCTGGTACTTCATCGGCAGCGCCCTCGGGTTCACCCTCGACATCGCGACGTCGACGACGTGGGACGAGGCGACCGGGTCGAGCACCTGGGAGGGCGTGCCCGCGCACCTGATGTGGCCCTGGGTGCTCATCGCGATCCTGCGCGTACTGATCATCGCGGCGGCCCTGCTCTTCCGCCGTCGCTTCCCGCTGGTCGGGCTCATCGTCATCGTGGTGGTGACGTTCGGCGAGCAGGGCATCCAGGCGCTCGCCAACGGCGTGGCGCTCATGTTCCTGCTGTACGCCGTGCCGGTGTATCGCAGCGTCGCGGCGGGATGGGTCGCCTACGGAATCGCGGTGGCGGCGTCCCTGCTGCAGTCCGCACTGTCGTTCTGGCGGGGATCGGCGAATTTCGAGGCGACGAGCCCGGCGAATCTGCTCGCGGCCGAGTCGACCTCGGTGCAGAGCATCGGCGAGCTGATCACGATCTCGATCATCAGCGCGGTCTGGCTGCTGGCGATCCTCATGCTCGGGATCAACCTCGGGAACCGTCGCCGGTACATCGCGGCCGTGATCGATCGCGCGCACCAGCTGGCGCGTGAGCGCGACCAGCTCGCGCAGCTCGCGGTGGCGGAGGAGCGATCGCGCATCGCACGGGAGATGCACGACATCGTCGCGCACTCGGTCTCGGTGATGATCGCGCTGTCGGAGGGCGCGGCGCGCGCCTCGGAGCGGGCGCCCGAGGCCGCCGCGGACGCCATGCGCCGGAGCGCCGAGACGGGGCGCACGGCGCTCGCCGAGATGCGGCGCCTGCTCGGTGCCCTGCACTCGAGCGGGGAGGAAGCCGATCTGCTCCCGCAGCCGGGCGTCGAGGATCTGCCGCAGCTGGTCGAGGGGTTCTCGAAGGCGGGCCTGCTCGTCACGCTCGACGTGCAGGGCAGCGCGGCCGGGGATCGCGGGCAGGATCTCGCCGTCTACCGCGTGGTGCAGGAGGGTCTGACCAACGTGCTGCGCTACGCCGGCACCGGGGCGCGCGTGCGCGTGACCCTCGATCGTGAGGCGGATCGCACGACGGTGCTGGTGCGCGACTACGGGCCGGCACCGGGCGCGCCCCCGCCCGTCGCCGGCCTGGGGTCGGGGCGCGGCCTCGCGGGGCTCGCCGAACGCGCGCGCGTCTTCGGTGGCAAGATCGAGTCGGGCCCCGTACCGGCCGGCTCCGGCGGCGGGTGGCGCCTGTGGGCGGTGCTCCCGGTGAGCGCTGCGGCCAGCGGTGCCGACGAGCCGTCGACGCCGCCCCGAGATTCGAGCGAGAGGAGCCCCGATGGCAACCGATGA
- a CDS encoding ABC transporter permease, whose protein sequence is MTSTIVIDAGSAPTPPATPQRSSAGAAPGRVTFGGVLRSERIKLTSLRSIKLTLLITVIVGIGLSTAIALLFSNEMRDAGSVAGDSDLQFYLLVVSTFASPFLALIFGVLGVFAISSEYSSGMILSTLTAVPKRTPVFLGKALVLAAVSALTALVLVAGGLAAAVICYPQSAAEIGSSMVITGVLGTIAYLVLISLFAFGVSVLLRSTAGGIAVVAGVTFVLPIAFQMLTMTGWEWVTTVSAYLPAQLGSVLSAGAVEVASGPTFAVAMLAMAVWVVAVMLPAAAAFKRRDAR, encoded by the coding sequence ATGACCTCCACCATCGTGATCGACGCCGGCTCGGCGCCGACGCCACCCGCGACCCCGCAGCGCTCGTCGGCGGGCGCCGCCCCCGGCCGGGTGACCTTCGGCGGCGTCCTGCGCTCGGAGCGCATCAAGCTCACGTCGCTCCGGAGCATCAAGCTCACGCTGCTGATCACCGTGATCGTCGGAATCGGGCTGAGCACCGCCATCGCACTGCTCTTCAGCAACGAGATGCGCGATGCGGGCAGCGTCGCGGGCGACAGCGATCTGCAGTTCTACCTGCTGGTCGTCTCGACGTTCGCATCGCCGTTCCTCGCACTCATCTTCGGGGTGCTCGGCGTGTTCGCCATCTCGAGCGAGTACTCGAGCGGCATGATCCTCTCGACGCTCACCGCGGTGCCGAAGCGCACTCCGGTGTTCCTGGGGAAGGCGCTCGTGCTCGCCGCGGTGTCTGCGCTCACCGCTCTCGTGCTCGTCGCGGGCGGCCTCGCGGCGGCCGTGATCTGCTACCCGCAGAGTGCCGCGGAGATCGGCAGCTCCATGGTGATCACCGGAGTGCTCGGCACGATCGCCTACCTGGTGCTGATCTCGCTCTTCGCGTTCGGCGTCTCGGTGCTGCTGCGGTCGACCGCGGGCGGCATCGCCGTGGTGGCGGGCGTGACCTTCGTGCTGCCGATCGCCTTCCAGATGCTGACCATGACCGGCTGGGAGTGGGTGACCACGGTCAGCGCGTATCTTCCGGCGCAGCTCGGGTCGGTGCTGTCGGCCGGTGCGGTGGAGGTCGCGAGCGGCCCCACCTTCGCGGTCGCGATGCTCGCGATGGCGGTCTGGGTCGTCGCGGTGATGCTCCCGGCGGCGGCGGCGTTCAAGCGTCGGGACGCCCGCTGA
- a CDS encoding ABC transporter ATP-binding protein, protein MIEARGLTKHYGSKTAVDDVTFSIKPGQVTGFLGPNGAGKSTSMRLMLGLDRPTSGTVTVNGGRYADAAAPLSEVGALLDAKGVHPGRSARSHLRALAATHGIPDRRVSEVLEQTGLSGVANRRVGGFSLGMGQRLGIAAALLGDPRILILDEPVNGLDPDGVLWVRQLLRHLASEGRTVLLSSHLMSEMAQTADHVIVLGRGRVVADAPIGEFIGGGRTSSVAVRSPQATKLASLLMSAQREGVTLEPRGDEGFTVRGLAAADIGAVAAAHQIALHELSPQQASLEDAYLELTRGEVEYSTS, encoded by the coding sequence ATGATCGAAGCGCGCGGGCTCACCAAGCACTACGGCAGCAAGACGGCGGTCGACGACGTCACGTTCAGCATCAAGCCCGGGCAGGTGACTGGCTTTCTCGGCCCGAACGGCGCCGGAAAGTCGACGAGCATGCGGCTGATGCTCGGCCTCGACCGGCCGACCTCGGGCACGGTGACGGTGAACGGCGGGCGCTACGCCGACGCGGCGGCGCCGCTCTCCGAGGTCGGGGCGCTGCTCGACGCGAAGGGCGTGCACCCGGGCCGCAGCGCTCGCAGCCACCTGCGGGCGCTCGCGGCGACGCACGGCATTCCGGATCGCAGGGTCTCGGAGGTGCTCGAGCAGACGGGCCTGTCGGGCGTCGCGAATCGGCGCGTCGGCGGGTTCTCGCTCGGCATGGGGCAGCGTCTCGGCATCGCGGCGGCGCTGCTCGGCGATCCGCGGATCCTGATCCTGGACGAGCCCGTGAACGGGCTCGATCCCGACGGAGTGCTATGGGTGCGCCAGCTGCTGCGCCACCTCGCATCCGAGGGGCGCACGGTGCTGCTGTCGAGCCACCTCATGAGCGAGATGGCGCAGACCGCCGACCACGTCATCGTGCTCGGGCGCGGACGCGTGGTCGCCGACGCGCCCATCGGTGAGTTCATCGGGGGCGGGCGCACCTCGAGCGTCGCCGTTCGCAGCCCGCAGGCGACGAAGCTCGCGTCGCTGCTGATGAGCGCGCAGCGCGAGGGCGTCACCCTCGAACCGCGGGGCGACGAGGGGTTCACCGTGCGCGGCCTCGCCGCTGCCGACATCGGCGCCGTCGCGGCGGCCCACCAGATCGCGCTGCACGAGCTGAGCCCGCAGCAGGCGAGCCTCGAAGACGCCTACCTCGAGCTCACCCGCGGCGAGGTCGAGTACTCGACCTCGTGA
- a CDS encoding ATP-dependent DNA helicase RecG — protein sequence MTRATLDTPLAGVVGDRTAKPLERAFEMRTVGDLLHHFPRRYSRRGELTPLNDLPVGEQIAVVAQVLDVRERQMQRRNGKLLEARITDGTGTLTLTFFNQQWRVRELLPGKRGLFAGKVSEYRGQLQLQHPEYELFEHRDDAPGGDRLDEAAAKAWSETPVPIYPATAQVPTWTLQRAVELALDALGDVPDPLPDEIRTAEGVERLGRALEHIHRPQTDADWRAARDSFRFREAFELQLALLDRRRRAGLQSSTPRPGAADGVAARFDAALPFELTGDQRRSGATISAELAQPHPMHRLLQGEVGSGKTLVALRAMLQVADSEGQSALLAPTEVLAAQHYRSIVDSLGPELTEELRPVLLTGRMPVAERKRVLLALVSGASRIAVGTHALISEGVSFLDLGLIVVDEQHRFGVEQREALRQKGNQPHVLAMTATPIPRTVALTAFGDLEVSTIRELPPGRQGISTFAVPEIEMPNRAARVWARAGEDLAAGRQVYVVCPAIAPGEIEDGFESPDEAADPAARRGSDAADDAAAARRLANVEETVEELRRHPAFAGAEIAGLHGGMPSDEKDRVMRGFASGAIGVLVATTVIEVGVNVPNASIMIVRDADRFGISQLHQLRGRVGRGEHAGLCLLMTAAAAGTVARERIEAVAATSDGFALAEIDLELRREGDILGTAQSGGRSTLRLLRVAEHGPLIAHAREVAGALLERDPELADAPGLAELVAKDHEAGLLDNLAKS from the coding sequence ATGACCCGGGCGACCCTCGACACCCCCCTCGCCGGAGTGGTCGGCGATCGCACCGCGAAGCCGCTCGAGCGCGCCTTCGAGATGCGCACGGTCGGCGATCTGCTGCACCACTTCCCCCGTCGCTACTCGCGCCGCGGTGAACTGACCCCGTTGAACGACCTGCCCGTGGGGGAGCAGATCGCGGTGGTCGCCCAGGTGCTCGACGTGCGCGAGCGCCAGATGCAGCGGCGCAACGGGAAGCTGCTGGAGGCCCGCATCACCGACGGCACGGGCACGCTCACGCTCACGTTCTTCAACCAGCAGTGGCGCGTTCGCGAGCTGCTGCCCGGCAAGCGCGGCCTCTTCGCGGGCAAGGTCAGCGAGTACCGCGGCCAGCTGCAGTTGCAGCACCCCGAGTACGAGCTCTTCGAGCACCGCGACGACGCGCCCGGTGGCGACCGACTCGACGAGGCGGCCGCGAAGGCGTGGTCGGAGACGCCGGTGCCGATCTATCCGGCGACGGCGCAGGTGCCCACCTGGACGCTGCAGCGGGCCGTCGAGCTCGCACTTGACGCCCTCGGCGATGTGCCCGATCCGCTGCCCGATGAGATCCGAACGGCGGAGGGCGTCGAGCGGCTCGGCCGCGCCCTCGAGCACATCCACCGACCGCAGACCGACGCCGACTGGCGCGCGGCCCGCGACAGCTTCCGCTTCCGCGAGGCGTTCGAGCTGCAGCTCGCGCTGCTCGACCGGCGGCGCCGTGCCGGCCTGCAGTCGAGCACCCCGAGGCCGGGCGCCGCCGACGGCGTGGCCGCACGGTTCGACGCGGCGCTGCCGTTCGAGCTGACCGGCGATCAGCGGCGATCCGGGGCGACCATCTCGGCGGAGCTCGCGCAGCCGCACCCGATGCACCGCCTGCTGCAGGGCGAGGTCGGATCGGGCAAGACGCTCGTGGCCCTGCGCGCCATGCTGCAGGTCGCCGACAGCGAGGGGCAGAGCGCCCTGCTCGCGCCCACGGAGGTGCTCGCCGCGCAGCACTACCGCTCCATCGTCGACTCGCTCGGCCCCGAGCTCACGGAGGAGCTGCGGCCGGTGCTGCTCACCGGTCGCATGCCGGTCGCCGAGCGCAAGCGCGTGCTGCTCGCGCTGGTATCGGGCGCCTCGCGCATCGCCGTCGGCACGCACGCGCTGATCAGCGAGGGGGTGTCGTTCCTCGACCTCGGTCTGATCGTGGTCGACGAGCAGCACCGCTTCGGCGTCGAGCAGCGGGAGGCGCTGCGGCAGAAGGGCAACCAGCCGCACGTGCTCGCGATGACCGCGACGCCGATTCCGAGAACCGTCGCCCTCACGGCGTTCGGCGACCTCGAGGTGTCGACGATTCGGGAGCTGCCCCCCGGCCGACAGGGGATCTCGACGTTCGCGGTGCCCGAGATCGAGATGCCGAACCGAGCGGCCCGCGTCTGGGCGAGGGCGGGGGAGGATCTCGCGGCGGGGCGTCAGGTGTACGTGGTCTGCCCGGCGATCGCACCCGGCGAGATCGAGGACGGGTTCGAGAGCCCGGACGAGGCGGCAGACCCCGCCGCGCGACGAGGATCGGACGCCGCGGACGATGCGGCGGCGGCACGTCGGCTCGCGAACGTCGAGGAGACCGTCGAGGAGCTGCGCCGCCATCCGGCGTTCGCCGGAGCGGAGATCGCCGGCCTGCACGGCGGCATGCCGTCTGATGAGAAGGACCGGGTGATGCGCGGCTTCGCTTCGGGCGCCATCGGTGTGCTCGTGGCGACGACGGTCATCGAGGTGGGCGTCAACGTGCCGAACGCGTCGATCATGATCGTGCGCGACGCCGACCGCTTCGGCATCTCCCAGCTGCATCAGCTCCGGGGCCGGGTCGGTCGCGGGGAGCACGCGGGGCTCTGCCTCCTGATGACGGCGGCGGCCGCGGGCACCGTGGCCCGGGAGCGCATCGAGGCGGTCGCCGCGACGTCGGACGGGTTCGCGCTCGCCGAGATCGACCTCGAGCTGCGGCGCGAGGGCGACATTCTGGGAACCGCGCAGTCGGGCGGCCGCTCGACCCTCCGGCTCCTCCGCGTCGCGGAGCACGGGCCCCTCATCGCGCACGCCCGCGAGGTGGCGGGTGCGCTGCTCGAACGCGATCCCGAGCTCGCCGACGCACCGGGTCTCGCCGAACTCGTCGCGAAGGATCACGAGGCCGGTCTGCTCGACAACCTCGCGAAGTCGTAA
- the rsmD gene encoding 16S rRNA (guanine(966)-N(2))-methyltransferase RsmD, producing MTRIIAGAAGSLRLDVPKSGTRPTSDRVREAVFSTLTSWDLIDDVSVLDLYAGSGALGLEAASRGAASIVLVEKHPQAAEVAKRNTRTVLDAFGRSSAEAPRIEVVRQSVQTFLAAERERSVTPRWDVVMIDPPYDHSEAEIAEVLETLAPMVVDGGAVLVERSTRSPEPTWPAGLQPVREKRYGETALWWAEPAE from the coding sequence GTGACGAGAATCATCGCCGGAGCAGCCGGTTCACTGCGGCTCGACGTTCCCAAGTCGGGCACGCGCCCGACCAGCGACCGGGTGCGCGAGGCGGTCTTCTCCACGCTCACGTCGTGGGACCTGATCGACGACGTGAGCGTGCTCGATCTCTACGCGGGATCGGGCGCGCTCGGCCTCGAGGCGGCGAGCCGGGGCGCGGCGAGCATCGTGCTCGTCGAGAAGCACCCGCAGGCCGCGGAGGTCGCGAAGCGGAACACGCGCACAGTGCTCGACGCGTTCGGCCGCTCGTCGGCCGAGGCTCCGCGGATCGAGGTCGTGCGGCAGTCGGTGCAGACGTTTCTCGCGGCGGAGCGCGAACGATCAGTGACGCCGCGGTGGGACGTCGTGATGATCGATCCGCCGTACGACCACTCCGAGGCGGAGATCGCCGAGGTGCTCGAGACGCTGGCGCCGATGGTCGTCGACGGCGGCGCGGTGCTCGTCGAGCGCAGCACGCGTTCGCCCGAGCCGACGTGGCCGGCCGGGCTGCAGCCGGTGCGCGAGAAGCGCTACGGCGAGACCGCGCTGTGGTGGGCCGAGCCCGCGGAGTAG